The following DNA comes from Streptomyces pristinaespiralis.
TGCCGGACGCCCAGGGCTGTGTCCTTGTCGAGGACGTCACCGTCCCCGTCGCGCTGCCACCGTTCGACAACAGCTCCATGGACGGGTACGCGGTCCGCGTCGCCGATGTCGCGGGCGCCACGGAGGAGTTCCCCTCCGTCCTGACCGTCATCGGGGACGTGGCCGCCGGCAGCGGAGGTCTGCCCACGGTCGGCCCCGGCCAGGCCGCCCGCATCATGACCGGAGCCCCGCTGCCGCCCGGCGCGCAGGCCGTGGTCCCCGTGGAGTGGACCGACGGCGGCACCGGCGGAGGAGCGGCCCGGACGATGCGCCCCGCCGGCCAGGACCCGGCGGGCGCGAGCGGCGAGGTCCGCGTCCACCGGCCCGTCGAGGAGCGTGCGCATGTGCGCGCCCGGGGCAGCGACGTGCAGGCCGGTGACCTGGCCCTCGCGGCGGGCACGGTCCTCGGCCCGCCCCAGATCGGACTGCTCGCCGCGATCGGCCGCGGCACCGTGCGGGTCCGCCCCCGGCCCCGTGTGGTGGTCCTGTCGACCGGCAGCGAACTGGTCCAGCCGGGGGAGGAATTGACCGAGGGCAGGATCTACGACTCCAACAGCTTCGCGCTCGCCGCCGCCGCGCGGGACGCTGGCGCGATCTCCTACCGGGTGGGCGCGGTCACCGACGACGCGGAAACCCTGCGCGCCACCATCGAGGACCAGCTGATCCGCGCCGATCTGCTGGTCACCACGGGCGGTGTCAGCGTCGGAGCGTACGACGTGGTCAAGGAGGCGCTCTCCTCGGTCGGCGACGAGGACGTGCCCGGCGGCGGGATCGACTTCCGCAAGCTCGCGATGCAGCCGGGCAAGCCGCAGGGCTTCGGCTCCATCGGCCCCGAGCACACGCCGCTGCTGGCCCTGCCCGGCAACCCGGTGTCGTCGTACGTCTCCTTCGAGTTGTTCGTCCGGCCCGCGATCCGCGCGCTCATGGGGCTGCCGGACGTGCACCGCCCCACCGCGCGGGCCGTGCTCAAGGCGGACAAGGCGATCGGCTCCCCGGCCGGGAAGCGCCAGTTCCTCCGCGGCAGGTACGACGCGGAGGCCGGCAGTGTCACCCCCGTCGGCGGCGCCGGCTCCCATCTGATCGCGGCGCTCGCCCACGCCGACTGCCTGATCGTGGTCCCGGAGTCCGACACGTCCGTGGAGCCCGGCACGGAGCTCGGCGTGGTCCTCCTGGGCTGACCGGCCCCCTGTGGCGGTACCGTGTCTGACCACACAGGCCCTGACGGGACCGGACCGGGAGCACAGGCGCACATGAGTACGCAAGGCAGGCTGACGCACATCGACGAGGCGGGGGCGGCCCGCATGGTCGACGTATCCGGGAAGGACGTCACCGCCCGCACCGCGCGCGCCACCGGCCGCGTCCTGGTCTCGCCGCACGTGGTGGAGTTGCTGCGCGGCGAGGGCGTCCCCAAGGGCGACGCGCTCGCCACGGCACGGATCGCCGGGATCATGGGCGCGAAGCGCACGCCCGACCTGATCCCGCTCTGCCACCCCCTCGCCGTCTCCGGTGTGAAGCTCGATCTTCTCGTCGCCGACGACGCGGTCGAGATCGCCGCCACCGTGAAGACGACGGACCGCACGGGCGTGGAGATGGAGGCGCTCACGGCGGTCTCCGTCGCGGCACTCACGGTCGTGGACATGATCAAGGCCGTCGACAAGGCGGCGGTCATCACCGACATCCGCGTCGAGGAGAAGACGGGCGGCAAGTCCGGCGACTGGGCCCGGGACGCGTCCGGCGGGACGGGAACGCCGCACGGAACCGAGGGAGCGCACGCATGACCTCCGCCCACGCCACGGCCCCGTACCGCGCGCTCGTGGTCACCGCCTCCAACCGGGCGGCGGCCGGGGTGTACGAGGACACGGGCGGCCCGCTCATCGCCGAGAAGCTCACCGCGATGGGCTTCGCCGTGGACGGCCCCAGGGTCGTCCCCGACGGAGACCCGGTCGGAGAGGCGCTGCGCGGCGGGGTGGCCGACCGGTACGACGTCATCGTCACCACCGGCGGCACGGGCGTCTCGCCCACCGACCGCACGCCCGAGGTGACCCGCGCCCTCCTCGACCACGAGGTCCCCGGCATCCCGGAGGCGATCCGCGCGTACGGACGCGAGAAGGTGCCCACCGCCGTGCTCTCGCGCGGTGTCGCCGGAGTCGCCGGCCGCACCCTGATCGTCAACCTCCCCGGCTCCACCGGGGGAGTGCGGGACGGGCTCGCTGTGCTGGAACAGGTCCTGCGCCATGCCGTCGACCAGTTGCGCGGCGGCGACCATCCCAGACCGTCATGAGCGTCAGCTGGCCGGTCGTCCTGGTGGACGGTGACATCACCCTCCGCCCCATAAAGCTGCGTGATCAGCGCACCTGGCGTGAGGTCAACCGGCGCAACCGCGACTGGCTGCGTCCCTGGGAGGCGACGATCCCGCCCCCTGCCCCGGGCGGGCCGCTCATCCAGCGGCCGACGTACCGGCAGATGGTCCGCCACCTGCGCGCGGAGGCGAACGCGGGCCGGATGCTGCCGTTCGTGATCGAGTACCAGGGAAGGCTCGTCGGGCAGCTGACCGTGGCCGGGATCACCTGGGGCTCGATGTGCTCAGGGCATGTCGGCTACTGGGTCGACCGGAGCATCGCCGGCCGCGGGGTCATGCCGACGGCCGTCGCCCTGGCCGTGGACCACTGTTTCCGCTCGGTCGGTCTGCACCGCATCGAGGTCTGCATTCGGCCCGAGAACGGGCCGAGCCGCCGTGTGGTGGAAAAACTCGGATTCCGCGAGGAGGGGCTGCGGCCCCGTTATCTCCACATCGACGGCGCGTGGCGGGACCACCTCGTGTTCGCGCTGACGGCAGAGGAGGTGCCGGAGGGGCTGCTCAACCGCTGGCACCAGGCACGACCCGGAACCGCCCGGGAAATAAAATAAGTGTTCGAAATTGGTCAGCGGCAGCCACGAACCGATCTGAACAATCACAAAAAAAGTCCGTGATATCAGCCAGATCGTGCGACACACCGGGCCAATTGGCGGATGCCCTTGTGCAAATCCCTCTACGGTGTGTTGCGTGAGCAGCAGCGGCCTCATCTACGCAGTCATCGTCGGGGCCTGGGCCGCCTACTTGGTGCCGATGTGGCTCCGCAGGCAGGACGAGCTGAACGAAGCCCGTCCGACGGAACGCTTCTCCACCGCCATCCGGCTGCTGTCCGGACGAGCGGCGATGGAGCGCCGGTACGCCAAGGAGCTGCAGGAACGCACCGCTGAGGAGCCCGAGCACGACGTGGACCCGGATGCCGACACGGATCGTTTGAGTTCCGTGGACGTCCGGGCCTTCGCCGCGCCCCGCACCGAAGTCCGCCGGGACGTGACCGAGGACACCGAGCAGGAGACGGACCGGCCCGCCGGCCGGACCCCCACCCGGCGCCCCGCCCCACGCCGCCGGTCCGACCGTGCCGCCGCCGAGCGCGCGCGGCGCAGCAAGGTCCTCGCCCGGCGCAGACGGACGACCATCGTCCTCTTCCTCGCCTTCACCGTCGGCGCTGTGGTCGCCGCGGTCGGCGGGCTGGGCCTCCTGTGGGTGCCCTCCGTGCCGGCCGTGCTCCTCAGCGCCTACATCGTGCAGATGCGCGCGCAGGAGCGGCGGCGGTTCGCGTTCACCATGGACCGCCGACGGGCGGAGGCGGCGGCGCAGCGGCTGCGCGAGAACCGTCCGCGCCGTCACCAGCCCGCGCCGGCCGCGGCCGAGCCGGAGGCCGGGCCCATGGAGCACGCCGAGGACGCCGAGCCCGAGCCGGCCCCGCAGCTCTCCCCGCAGGAGGCGGGCCGCCGCGCGCTGGTCGAGCAGACCGATCACGCGGAGTGGGTGGACCAGCAGCGTCAGCGCGGCCCCGCGACCGGCGACAGCTGGGAGCCGGTGCCGGTCCCGCTGCCCACGTACGTCACCGCTCCGGTCGCGCCGCGCGCCTCGAGCGGCGTCGACGTCAGCGACCCGGAGACCTGGAGCGCCGCCCGCTCCTCCGTGGCGGAGCCGACGCCCGCCCCGCGCGAGACTCCGGACGCGGAGCCCGGCGCGGCGCCGGGCCGCCGCACCTCCTCCCAGTCCCGCCGCGCCCGCGACCGGGGCCGCACGCCGCTCTTCGACCAGTACGCGGAAGAGGACCGGCCGCGCGCCGCCAACGAGTGAGACCACCGGCGGAACGAGCCCGCCCCGGGGGCGCTGCCGACGTCCGGCAGCGCCCCCGCGTGTCGTCCGTGACCAGCAAGAAGACCCGTCGGGCGGCCGGCAGGGAACGGATTTCCAAGCACCCCGATCGGGATGCTAGAGTTTCACTCGTTGCAAGGGCCTGTGGCGCAGTCTGGTAGCGCACCTCGTTCGCATCGAGGGGGTCTGGGGTTCAAATCCCCACAGGTCCACCGCAGCTGAGAGCCTCTGTCGGATTCGTCCGACAGGGGCTCTCGCCATTCGTGCGGCCTTCATCGTGACCGCGATCCTGATCCAGCGAGGCAAAGGCCGGCCGGAGGCTACCGGTACCAGTCGCCGTCGCCCGCCAGGGAACGGTGCAGGTAGTCCTCCAGCGCCCGTGCAGCCCACAGCCGACTGTCATTCTCGTGATCCCAGACGAAGATGTCCGGACGCTCGGGCGTGAGCACGAACGCGAACTGGTCGCCCCCGCCGTTGTCGCCGAAGAACAGCAGCGGGTCGACGGGCATGTAGAGGCCGGGGAACGTATCAGGGGACCAGAACAGCAGGTTCTCCTCCACGATCCGCTCCAGGGACCAGACGACGTCGGTCCCGTACTCGCCGACCACTCCGTTGGTCTCCCTCAGCAGAGCCGCCAGTTGCGCCGGCAGTGTCCGGCCGAGGCGCCGCTCTGCCTCGGCGAGAGCGGTCGCGTCAACGGGCGCCCGGAACTCGACGGTGTGCAAGGCCTTTGCAGCGGCGTCTTTCCACATGGGCGCAGCTTAGGCAGGAGGACCGACGACTCGAACGGGGGTGTTGTGCCGCAGGGGATACGGCAACCATGGCCAGGGCCACCGGCCTTCGACGCCTCCAAGGCGGCTCCCGCCCCAAGGTCGCTCCAGCGGACCGGCGTTGGAGGCCGGCCCGGGAGCGCGTCCGCCTCGGCAGGTCAGCAGCAGGCGCAGCCGGGGTGGCAGCCGCAAGGGTCGGTGGGCGGGTCGGGGAGGGAGGCCCGGACCGGTGGCGCGCAGCAGCCCTTGCCCTGCCAGGCGTCGCGGCCCTCCTTGACGGCGATGGCCGCGATGGCGAGCGCGGCGACGGGGTCTGCCCAGGACCAGCCGAGTGTGGCGTTGAGGACCAGGCCGACGAGGAGCACGGCGGACAGGTAGGTGCAGAGCAGGGTCTGCTTGGAGTCGGCGACCGCGCTCGCGGAGCCGAGTTCGCGCCCGGCGCGGCGTTGCGCGGCGGACAGGAACGGCATGACCGCCAGCGAGAGCGCTGCGATCACGATGCCCGGGACGGAGCGGTCCGCCTCGCCTGCACCGGCCAGGGCGCGCACGGCGTCGACGCCGACAAAGGCCGCGAGGGCGAAGAAGGAGACGGAGATGATCCGCAGGGTCGTCTTCTCCCGTGCCTCGCGTGCCGCGTGGTCGTGGGCGGAGAACTGCCAGGCGACCGCCGTCGCGGAGGAGACCTCGATGACGGAGTCCAGGCCGAAGCCGATCAGCGCGGAGGAAGAGGCGAGCGCGCCGGCGGTGAGGGCGACGGTCGCCTCGATCACGTTGTAGGCGATGGTCGCGGCGACCAACAGCCGTATGCGCCTGGCGAGGGCGTCGCGACGAGCCGGGGACGGCCCGAGGGACATCGCGGTCATCTCAGCAGCAGCCCTTCGTCTCCGCGTCCGGGCACATCTTGTCCGCCTCGACCGCGAGCACGGCGGTGCGCAGGTCGTCGAGGGCGTGGCCGAGACGTTCGTCGGCCAGCTCGTAGCGGGTGCGGCGCCCGTCCGGTACGGCGACGACCAGACCGCAGTCGCGCAGGCATGCCAAGTGGTTCGACAGCCTCGTGCGCGAGATCTCGAGGGCGTCGGCGAGGTCGGAGGGGTGGGCCGGAGCCTCGCGGAGGGCGAGAAGGATGCGGCAGCGGATCGGGTCGGCCAGGGCGCGGCCGAAGCGGGTGAGGGCGTCGAGGCCGGTGGCGAGGCTCAGCATGGCATCGAACAGTACATGGATTCCTGAATTCAAGGAAGTCTGAACTCTGATTGTTCATACGGTGCGCATATGACATCAAATGCCCACAGATTCGCCGCACATGAAGGCCCCGCCCGATCCATGCGATCAGGCGGGGCCTCTCGGTCCCACGGGGCCGGTCGGTCGCTCCCGGAGCCCGTCAGGACACCTGCGCCTTGTCGTAGACGGCCTTCGCCTCCGCCCCGAAGTACGGGCCGAACATGCGGTTCGGCAGGAACGTGTAGCCGAAGCTGTTCACCGAGACCTGGAGTCCCGTCCCGGTCGATTCGTTGAAGGACTCGAACCAGGGGCCGCCGCTGGAGCCGCCCGTCATGTTGCAACCGAGGCTGTGGTCCTTCGAGAAGAGGAAGTCCTTCGAGCTGTTGCCGCTGCAGTGGATGAGCTTGGAGCCGTCGTACGGGTCGGCCGCCGGGAAGCCGAAGGCGTACATCGCCTTGTTGTAACCGCCGTTGAACTTCAGGCCCTGCGCGCCGACGGTCTGGCTGAGTGTCTTTCCGTTCAGCGGGGCGACGACGGCGGCGCCGACGTCGTAGTTGATGTCCTCGCTCGCCGCCCACTGGTCCGTGGCGAGCGTCTTGGTGGCGCTCCACTGACCGTACGGCGCCTGGCCGTTGTCGTAGCCGGGGACGAAGACCCAGTTGGTGTGCCAGGAGCCCTGGTACTTCACGCAGTGGCCGGCCGTCATGACCGTACTGCCGTTGGTGCTCGTGACCGAGTTGCCGGAGCAGGAGGCGGTGCGGCCCTGGAAGGTGAAGAACACACGGCCGGAGGTCTTCACCACCGCGCCGCCGCCCGTCCACGGGCCGCCGGCCTGCGGGAAGGCGGTGGGCCGCACGACCGTTTCCTCACCGGCCGGCGAAGCGGGCGCCCGGAAGGAGCCCGGTGTGGCGCGAATCATGTCGAGCGGGGTGGCGCCGCGCATCCGCTCGGCGGTCCAGAAGCCCTTGGCCGCCTGCTCGGGGGCGAAGGACGCGGGAGTGGGGGAGGGGGTCGGGGCGGCGCCCGCGGAGGTGGCGGACAGCGCCCCGGCGAGCAGGGCGCCGACGGCGGTCAGGACCGAGGCGGCAAAGCGGTGGCGTCTCACGCATGTCTCCTTCTGCCGTGCCCGCCCGCGGGATGCCTCGGGCGGGGTGGGGGACAGGACGGTGCGGATCGACGTGCGTGAGGCAGAGTGCCACGAATCGCGAACTTATGTCAGGGGCGCGTCAAGAACTTCGCCATGCAGAGGCTGCTCTCGTACTCCCGGTAGTGGCCGAATTTCGCGCACGGTACGTAGCCGCTGGAGGTGTACAGCGCGATCGCCTCCGGCTGCATGTCCCCGGTCTCCAGCACCATGCGGGTCCGGCCGGCCGCGCGGGCGTCCTCCTCCAGGGCGGCAAGGATGCGGCGGGCCAGGCCCAGGCCGCGCGCCTCCGGGATCACGTACATGCGCTTCAGCTCGGCGTCGCCGTCCGAGTACCCCTCCGGGTTCTCGTCCTGCGTGCGCCAGCCGCCGGTCGCGAGCGGGCGGTCCTGGTCGTCGTAGGCGATGAGATACAGGCCACTCGGCGGGACGAACATCGAGGCGTCGAGCGGCGTCGCGTCGCCCTCGCCGTCCCCGTAGCGCTCCACGTATTCCAGCTGGACCTGGTCATTGAGCTTCACGGCGTCCGGGTGGTCGAAGCTCACGGTTCTGACATGCATGCCCAGAAGCGTACGTGTATGCGAATGGCGTCGGCCGGTATGGTGCCGGGATGCTCACCGTGACCTCCGTGAATGTGAACGGTCTCCGTGCCGCCGCGAAAAAGGGCTTCGTCGAGTGGCTGGCCACCACCGCCGCCGACGTCGTCTGCCTCCAGGAGGTGCGCGCCGAGGCCGATCAGCTGCCCCCCGAGGTCCGGAACCCCGACGGCCGGTTCACGGTGTACGCCCCCGCCGCCGCCAAGGGCCGCGCCGGCGTCGCCCTCTTCACGCGGCGTGAACCGGACGCGGTGCGGATCGGGTTCGGCTCGAGCGAGTTCGACGGCAGCGGACGGTACGTCGAGGCCGACCTGCCCGGTGTCACGGTGGCGAGCCTGTACCTGCCGTCCGGTGAGGTCGGCACGGAGCGCCAGGACGAGAAGATGCGCTTCATGAGCGAGTTCCTGCCGTACCTGAAGGAGCTGCGGGCCCGGTCGGCGGCCGACGGCCGCGAGGTCGTGGTCTGCGGCGACTGGAACATCGCCCACCACGAGGCCGACCTCAAGAACTGGAAGTCCAACAGGAAGAATTCCGGCTTCCTTCCCGAGGAGCGGGAGTGGCTCGGCCGGGTCTTCTCCGAGGCGGAGTACGTGGACGTGGTCCGCGACCTCCACCCGGACCAGGAAGGCCCGTACACGTGGTGGTCCTACCGCGGGCGCGCCTTCGACAACGACTCCGGCTGGCGCATCGACTACCAGGTGGCGACGCCCGGTCTGGCGCGGCGCGCGGTGAAGGCGTGGGTGGAGCGGGCGGCGACGCACGGCGAACGCTGGTCGGACCACGCGCCGGTGACGGCCGTCTACGAGAACTGACCGACGGCCGCCCGGAGCGCCCCGCCGCAACCGCACGACAAAGGCGCACCGCACGACAAAGGCGCACCCGCCGCAAGGGCACGACAAAGGCGCACCCGCCGTATTGCGGGTGCGCCCTTCGTCGGTGGTGCTACGGGGCCTCGTCAGGCGTCGTAGTCCTCGACCCTGTCGCGGCGCTCACGCATCGCGTTCTCGCCACGCTCCTGCATGGACTCCCGGGACCGGGCGCCCTGCTGCTCGCGACCCTGCTGGGTCCGCTCGGAGACCTCTTCGCGGGCGCGGCGTGCGCGCTCCGACTGGTCTCCCTTGCCGGCCTTCTGCTTCGCCTGGTCCGCGAGCTCCTGCGCCTTGTCCTTGAACTGGTCTGAGATGCCCATGAAATGTCACTCCTAAGAGGGGTGTGGGGGGTCGGGGGCAGTCATGCCCCCGGGGCTGCGACCAGCGTTGCACGCACGGACAAAGCACGCATTTCGATCAGTTACGCTCAGTGGTTCTGCTTCCGGCCCGCCTCGTCGGCCGCCCCGCCGGCCCCCACGAGGCCCGTGGAGACGCCGTCGAGACGCGGTTCGAACCGGCGCATCTCGCGCTGTCCCACCGTGCCGATGACCGCCGGGAGATAACCGCGGATCGACTGCATCCCCCGCAGCCACCACTGCGCGTACACATGCGAGGAACGGCGCTCGATGCCGGCGACGATCCGGTCCACCGCGGGACCGAGCGGATACGTGCGGTTCGACGGCCACGGCAGCCGCTGCCTCAGCTCGCGCATCACGTCGTCCTGGTCGGCGCCGCGCACCATGTCGGTGTCCGTCCAGGACAGGTACCCGACCCCGACGCGCACACCGCGGTGCCCGACCTCGGCCCGCAGGCTGTGCGCGAACGCCTCCACACCCGACTTGGACGCGCAGTACGCCGACATCATGGGCGCCGGCGTGATCGCGGCGAGCGAGGCGATCTGGAGGAAGTACCCGCGGCTCTCCAGGAGTACGGGCAGGAACGCGCGCCCCGTCACGGCGCTGCCGATCAGATTGACCTCGATGACCCGCCGCCACGCGACCGGATCCGAGTGCAGGAACGGCCCGCCGGACGCCACGCCCGCGTTGGCGACGACGATGTCGATCTTGCCGAACCGCTCCTTGACCTCCTGCGCGACCCGGGCCATCGCCTCGTGGTCGGTGACGTCCGCGTGCCAGTGGTCGCTCTCGCTGTGGAGCCGCTCGGAGACCTTCTTCAGTTCGTCCGGCTCGAGGCCGACCAGCGCCACCTTCGCGCCGCGCGCGGACAGTTTGCGTGCCAGCAGCTCGCCGACGCCGCGCGCCGCGCCCGTGACGACCGCGACCTGCCCTTCCAGGCTCACCCTGCTCATGCGGCTTCCTCCTTGGTGTCCAGGTACGCGCCGGTCAGTTCACGGATCTTGGCGGTGACGGCCTCCGGGGCCTCCACCGGTGTCATGTGGCCCATCCCGGCGAGCTCCACCAGCTCGAGGCACTGCGGGAGTTCGGCGGCCAGCCGCCTGGCGTGCACCATGGGCGTGAGCCGGTCGGCGGTGCCGCCGACGACGATCGCGGGTACGTCCAGGGCCCGGACGCCCTTCTCGAGGTCGAGTTCGCCGAGGACCTGCGACCAGGCGACCCGGGCCGTCCGCGGACAGGCGTGCACGATGCGCGCGCACTCGTCGACCCGTTCCGGTGAGGAACCGGGGCCCATCGTGCCGTACTTGAGGATGCGCCGGGACACGGGCGTGACCGGGCCGAGCGGTGCGCGGGCCCCGAGGATCAGGTGCGTGAGCCTGGTGCGCAGCCGGCCCGGCCGCATCGGCAGCACGACGGACTCCTCGACGAGCCGCGCGCTGCCGGTGCTGCACAGCAGCACGGCCGCCGCGTGCTCGCGGAAACCGGCCCTGCCCGCCGCGGCCATCATCGTCATGCCGCCCATGGAGTGCCCGCCGAGCACGGCCTTCTCGCCCGGCGCCAGGACGGCTCCGAGCACGGCCTCCAGGTCGTCGGCGAGCCGCTCGGTGCCCACCGCTCCGGCCGGTGTGCGTCCGTGGCCCCGCTGGTCGTAGACGACGACACGGTGGTCGGGGACCAGGGCCCGTATCTGGGCGGCCCAGAAGAGGGTGGAGCAGGTCCAGCCGTGGGCCAGCACGACCGTGGGGGCTCCCTCGGGGCCGTGCACCTCGACGTGGATACGCGCCCCGTCGGCGGAGACCGCGGTCAGTTCACGGTCGGCGACGGGCGGGGCGTCGGAGCGACGCAG
Coding sequences within:
- the glp gene encoding molybdotransferase-like divisome protein Glp, with translation MSSTIWSVDDHLEDILAAIRPLDPIELQLPDAQGCVLVEDVTVPVALPPFDNSSMDGYAVRVADVAGATEEFPSVLTVIGDVAAGSGGLPTVGPGQAARIMTGAPLPPGAQAVVPVEWTDGGTGGGAARTMRPAGQDPAGASGEVRVHRPVEERAHVRARGSDVQAGDLALAAGTVLGPPQIGLLAAIGRGTVRVRPRPRVVVLSTGSELVQPGEELTEGRIYDSNSFALAAAARDAGAISYRVGAVTDDAETLRATIEDQLIRADLLVTTGGVSVGAYDVVKEALSSVGDEDVPGGGIDFRKLAMQPGKPQGFGSIGPEHTPLLALPGNPVSSYVSFELFVRPAIRALMGLPDVHRPTARAVLKADKAIGSPAGKRQFLRGRYDAEAGSVTPVGGAGSHLIAALAHADCLIVVPESDTSVEPGTELGVVLLG
- the moaC gene encoding cyclic pyranopterin monophosphate synthase MoaC, with amino-acid sequence MSTQGRLTHIDEAGAARMVDVSGKDVTARTARATGRVLVSPHVVELLRGEGVPKGDALATARIAGIMGAKRTPDLIPLCHPLAVSGVKLDLLVADDAVEIAATVKTTDRTGVEMEALTAVSVAALTVVDMIKAVDKAAVITDIRVEEKTGGKSGDWARDASGGTGTPHGTEGAHA
- a CDS encoding MogA/MoaB family molybdenum cofactor biosynthesis protein; this encodes MTSAHATAPYRALVVTASNRAAAGVYEDTGGPLIAEKLTAMGFAVDGPRVVPDGDPVGEALRGGVADRYDVIVTTGGTGVSPTDRTPEVTRALLDHEVPGIPEAIRAYGREKVPTAVLSRGVAGVAGRTLIVNLPGSTGGVRDGLAVLEQVLRHAVDQLRGGDHPRPS
- a CDS encoding GNAT family N-acetyltransferase codes for the protein MSVSWPVVLVDGDITLRPIKLRDQRTWREVNRRNRDWLRPWEATIPPPAPGGPLIQRPTYRQMVRHLRAEANAGRMLPFVIEYQGRLVGQLTVAGITWGSMCSGHVGYWVDRSIAGRGVMPTAVALAVDHCFRSVGLHRIEVCIRPENGPSRRVVEKLGFREEGLRPRYLHIDGAWRDHLVFALTAEEVPEGLLNRWHQARPGTAREIK
- the sepX gene encoding divisome protein SepX/GlpR; this encodes MSSSGLIYAVIVGAWAAYLVPMWLRRQDELNEARPTERFSTAIRLLSGRAAMERRYAKELQERTAEEPEHDVDPDADTDRLSSVDVRAFAAPRTEVRRDVTEDTEQETDRPAGRTPTRRPAPRRRSDRAAAERARRSKVLARRRRTTIVLFLAFTVGAVVAAVGGLGLLWVPSVPAVLLSAYIVQMRAQERRRFAFTMDRRRAEAAAQRLRENRPRRHQPAPAAAEPEAGPMEHAEDAEPEPAPQLSPQEAGRRALVEQTDHAEWVDQQRQRGPATGDSWEPVPVPLPTYVTAPVAPRASSGVDVSDPETWSAARSSVAEPTPAPRETPDAEPGAAPGRRTSSQSRRARDRGRTPLFDQYAEEDRPRAANE
- a CDS encoding SMI1/KNR4 family protein, encoding MWKDAAAKALHTVEFRAPVDATALAEAERRLGRTLPAQLAALLRETNGVVGEYGTDVVWSLERIVEENLLFWSPDTFPGLYMPVDPLLFFGDNGGGDQFAFVLTPERPDIFVWDHENDSRLWAARALEDYLHRSLAGDGDWYR
- a CDS encoding cation transporter, whose amino-acid sequence is MTAMSLGPSPARRDALARRIRLLVAATIAYNVIEATVALTAGALASSSALIGFGLDSVIEVSSATAVAWQFSAHDHAAREAREKTTLRIISVSFFALAAFVGVDAVRALAGAGEADRSVPGIVIAALSLAVMPFLSAAQRRAGRELGSASAVADSKQTLLCTYLSAVLLVGLVLNATLGWSWADPVAALAIAAIAVKEGRDAWQGKGCCAPPVRASLPDPPTDPCGCHPGCACC
- a CDS encoding ArsR/SmtB family transcription factor — its product is MLSLATGLDALTRFGRALADPIRCRILLALREAPAHPSDLADALEISRTRLSNHLACLRDCGLVVAVPDGRRTRYELADERLGHALDDLRTAVLAVEADKMCPDAETKGCC
- a CDS encoding trypsin-like serine peptidase; this encodes MRRHRFAASVLTAVGALLAGALSATSAGAAPTPSPTPASFAPEQAAKGFWTAERMRGATPLDMIRATPGSFRAPASPAGEETVVRPTAFPQAGGPWTGGGAVVKTSGRVFFTFQGRTASCSGNSVTSTNGSTVMTAGHCVKYQGSWHTNWVFVPGYDNGQAPYGQWSATKTLATDQWAASEDINYDVGAAVVAPLNGKTLSQTVGAQGLKFNGGYNKAMYAFGFPAADPYDGSKLIHCSGNSSKDFLFSKDHSLGCNMTGGSSGGPWFESFNESTGTGLQVSVNSFGYTFLPNRMFGPYFGAEAKAVYDKAQVS
- a CDS encoding GNAT family N-acetyltransferase, with translation MHVRTVSFDHPDAVKLNDQVQLEYVERYGDGEGDATPLDASMFVPPSGLYLIAYDDQDRPLATGGWRTQDENPEGYSDGDAELKRMYVIPEARGLGLARRILAALEEDARAAGRTRMVLETGDMQPEAIALYTSSGYVPCAKFGHYREYESSLCMAKFLTRP
- a CDS encoding exodeoxyribonuclease III gives rise to the protein MLTVTSVNVNGLRAAAKKGFVEWLATTAADVVCLQEVRAEADQLPPEVRNPDGRFTVYAPAAAKGRAGVALFTRREPDAVRIGFGSSEFDGSGRYVEADLPGVTVASLYLPSGEVGTERQDEKMRFMSEFLPYLKELRARSAADGREVVVCGDWNIAHHEADLKNWKSNRKNSGFLPEEREWLGRVFSEAEYVDVVRDLHPDQEGPYTWWSYRGRAFDNDSGWRIDYQVATPGLARRAVKAWVERAATHGERWSDHAPVTAVYEN
- a CDS encoding SDR family oxidoreductase; the protein is MSRVSLEGQVAVVTGAARGVGELLARKLSARGAKVALVGLEPDELKKVSERLHSESDHWHADVTDHEAMARVAQEVKERFGKIDIVVANAGVASGGPFLHSDPVAWRRVIEVNLIGSAVTGRAFLPVLLESRGYFLQIASLAAITPAPMMSAYCASKSGVEAFAHSLRAEVGHRGVRVGVGYLSWTDTDMVRGADQDDVMRELRQRLPWPSNRTYPLGPAVDRIVAGIERRSSHVYAQWWLRGMQSIRGYLPAVIGTVGQREMRRFEPRLDGVSTGLVGAGGAADEAGRKQNH
- a CDS encoding alpha/beta fold hydrolase → MTRLLRRSDAPPVADRELTAVSADGARIHVEVHGPEGAPTVVLAHGWTCSTLFWAAQIRALVPDHRVVVYDQRGHGRTPAGAVGTERLADDLEAVLGAVLAPGEKAVLGGHSMGGMTMMAAAGRAGFREHAAAVLLCSTGSARLVEESVVLPMRPGRLRTRLTHLILGARAPLGPVTPVSRRILKYGTMGPGSSPERVDECARIVHACPRTARVAWSQVLGELDLEKGVRALDVPAIVVGGTADRLTPMVHARRLAAELPQCLELVELAGMGHMTPVEAPEAVTAKIRELTGAYLDTKEEAA